The genomic DNA TCCCAATACTATCTTGCTGGGGTGCCCACTGACGGTCGACCGGATGCGAGTGTTTGGTGGACTGCTTCGCAATCTTGAAGGCCTCGGTCGTAGCGTAGTCGTGCTTCGCCGGATGGATGAACCTGACAATGATTGGGTGGCGCCACGCGGAACGATTGATGTTTGGTGGCGAGGTCGTGCGAACGGAGAGCTGATGGTGTTGCTGGCACACCTATTGTTGGAAAATCCTTCCTGGCAAAACCGAACGTTAAGGTTGCTTCGCGTGGTCGACACTGATGCGGGAATAAGTGAAGTACGTTCGCACCTCGATGGCCTTTTGCGTGAAGCTCGCATTGCCGGAAAGACTAAGGTCGTGGTATCAAGCGACCCCGCATCGGCCATTCAGACAACCAGTCGCGACGCCGCTTTGGTGTTTCTTGGAATGGAACCTCCCGAGCCAGGTCAGGAAGACGAATTCTTCTTTCGTACTGAACAGCTTGTTGGAAAATTACCGCGAGTGGCTTTGGTCCGAAGTGCGGGTGGAATGAGACTCGAAAGCTAGATCAGGACAACCTTAAGAGACGTAACTTGGCGAAAAAACAGGAAGCATTGGATGTCGGTCCCGGTCCCGACGAACGCAGCGTACGGTTCACCGATGGCACCATCAAACAGGTTCCCGCCGATTGGAGCCTGCTGCCGCCGGGCGACGCTGGCCTGACTCGCCGAGTCAAATCAACGGGGCCAACCTGGACCGTGAAAGAAAAAAAGGGACGCAAGGTTTTTTCGCATGGCGTTTGGGCGCCATCGGCACAAATCGAAGCCGCGAAGCAATCGGTGGCAGCGGATCGTGCTGACCCGGCGTACGCTCGAAGGAAAGCTACTGACACAGCTCGTCGCGAGAAAAAGCAAACTGCCTACGTGGAAGACTTTCACGGGGCGGTGCTGGACTTCCTAAGGTTCGACAAACGCTATCAATCCGTCGCCCAGAAGTTTGCGACCGCTGTCACAACGTTGGCAACCCCGGTCGGCAGCGGCACAGTGGCGAGGACTCAACGCATTCCGATCGAACGGCGAGCCGAGTCCGCGGTCATCGCTTGGATGCGTCATCAGACCACCGCCTACGACGACATGAAAATTCCTCGCGTCAAAGGAAAACGTCGTGAGGTGCGTCGAATGTTGGCCGAGGAATCAAGAAAACGATTGGAAAACTACCGTCGTGGGCTCGATGTTCCGTCGAACTGCCCCCTAATGCAAGCAATTGCGACTCTTCAATCCACGCCTTGATTCATCTTGCCCAAAGCCACTCGGCTCGATACTGTGTGGAATCGAGACAGGATGTTTCACGCACCGAGCTAGGGAGGGCAAGAGCGTGGTTAAACGTTGGCCAATTCGTACGAAGCTTATCATCGCTCTGACATTGTTGTCGGCGGTGGTGCTGTTGCTGGCGTCTAGCGGTTTGTGGGGGCTCTATCAGTACCGCAAACTTGCCAATTCGATTAGCCAACGAGCAGTCGAAATTCCGCTGGCGAACGATCTGAGCCGACTAGCGCTCACGATTCGCGAGAGTCATATTCGCAGCAGTGAAATTGACAACCAGGAACGCATGATCGAAACGTCTAGCTTTGATCCGTTGTTTGACATCGCAGCCCTTGAACGAGATCGTTTCACAGAAACGTTGCTCAGCTTCGATCTGGCCATCCGCAAGTATCAAACTCAAATTCAAGAAGCAACCGAACAGCAATCGTTGCTCGTCGACACCGCTCGCCAACAACGTAGCCTGGGTGAGATCCGTGCGTCATTTGACTCACTTGAAGAATTCCTTCGAGCTCCGCTTCCCCTAGACTTTTCCCGGCGAGCTGAACTCGAAAAACGCCTCGATGGCCTTGTTGACCAAACTAATGATCACCTGACCGCCATCCATACGGGCATGGCTGAATTCAGCACTGAGGTTCGCGGCAAGTATCGCACCTCGATTGGGATTGCTTGGGTCAGTATCATTTGCGCGCTGCTAATCGTCGTGGTGTTCCTGATCGCGTTTCGATCACTTGTCGTTAAGCCTTTCCGGACATTGATCGTCGGCTCTCGGCTTGTTGCCGGCGGCGAATTCCACCATGTCATTGACTTGGGCACCGATGACGAACTGAGTGAACTTGCCTCGGCAATGAATGACATGACTCGTCGCTTCCGAAACGCACTACAGCAATCCGACAAGCTATGCGCCGAACTGGATCACCAAGTTCGCGAACGCACGCGTGAAGTCATTCAGAACGAACAACTTGCAAGCGTTGGGTTCTTGGCAGCCGGCGTTGCTCATGAGATCAACAACCCGCTCGCCACCATCGCCTGGAGTGCTGAATCACTGCAGTCCCGTTTGGTTGAAATGGCGGGTTCGGGTGATGGTTCCCAATCTTTCGCACCAGACCTAACCCAACAGCTTTCTGAAAACCTGCGTCGTATTGAAGATGAAGCCTATCGCTGCAAAGGCATCACCGAGAAGCTGCTCGACTTCAGCAGACTTAGCGAAATTCGACGTGCGAAAACTGACTTGGTCGAATTGGTACACGACGTGGTCGCAATGGTGAGCACCGTCGGAAAATTTCGTTGCAAAACGATCCACGTGGATGCTCCCGAGCAGGCGTTCGCCCACGTCAACCCGCAAGAAATTCGCCAAGTGGTGCTGAACTTGGTTACCAATGCCCTCGAAAGCGTTGACACCAACGGTGCCGTCACGGTCTCCGTCAAGATGGATGACAATATCGCTACCGTTGTCGTCCAGGACGATGGATGCGGGATGACCCAAGAGGTCATGCAGCATCTATTCGAGCCATTCTTTACCCGACGACGCGATGGCACGGGTACGGGTCTTGGGTTAAGCATCACCTACCGAATCGTGTCTCAACACGGCGGTTCCTTGATCCCGTACAGCGATGGTGAAGGCTGCGGATCGCGGATGGAGATGTCGCTACCGATTTCACCGGAATGCGAAGACAACTTGGCGAGCCACCGGTTCAAAGTTCTTGCACCAGCCGCAACCAGTCATGCCGCCTAGCCGCGGCAAAACCAACGGCCAGAGCGGTTTGTCTCTGGTCACTCGAACTTAAATACAAGCGCGATTACAACGCGACTTAACTACAACGCTTCCTATCGACTCACTGCAAACTGATCGTCATGACATCAACTAAAAACAAGAAGCCAGCGATGCACATTCTTTTTGCCGATGATGAGAAGAACTTGCAAGAACTCATGCGCACAGAACTGCCTCGCATGGGATATTCCGTCACGGTTTGCCCAGATGGGTTAACCGCAGTCGCAGCGTTGGAAAAGGAATCGTTCGACTGCATGATCGTCGACCTCGATATGCCGGGGATGAACGGAATCGAGGTGATCGAAAAGGCAAGAAGCCTGCGGCCCGAAATCGAAGCGGTCGTGATGACAGGAAAGCCGAGCCAAGAAACCGCGATCGCGGCGTTGCGTCATCAAGCGTTTGACTATCTGACCAAACCATCGCGACTAGCCGACATCGCGGGCCTACTTGGACGAGTTGCCGAACGACGCCAGAGCAAACGAAAGTTGGCTGCTTTGTCTCACCGAGTGAAAGCGGCTGAGGGGGGATCCACTTTGGTTGGATCCGGTAAGGCCATGAACGCAGTCAAGAATTTGATCTCAAAGGTTGCCCCCACCGACAGCTCGGTCTTGATACGCGGTGAAACCGGTTGTGGTAAAGAACTCGTCGCACGCGCGATCCACGACGCCAGCTTGCGAGCCGATCAGCCGTTGGTCCCTGTCAACTGTGGTGCTCTCCCCGAGAATCTCATCGAGAGCGAACTGTTTGGTCATTGCAAGGGTGCCTTCACCGGTGCCGATGCAGCTCGCACGGGACTATTCGAAGTCGCCGAGGGTGGCACTATTTTCCTTGATGAGATTGGTGAACTTCCTTTGGCCATGCAAGCTAAGTTGCTGCGGGTTCTAGAAACAGGCGATATCCGACGACTCGGCGATACCCAAACCGTACATGTCGACGTCCGAGTGGTGTGTGCCACGCACCGGGATCTTGAGCAAATGGTTGAAGACGGTACGTTCCGCGAAGACTTGATGTTCCGCATCAACACCTTCGAGGTCAGCGTCCCCTCACTTCGACAACGCCCCGAAGATATTCCAACCCTTGCCAGGCACTTGTTGCGTCGGCATCGCAGCGATGGTAGCGATGACAATCTATTCACTGATGAGGCAATGGAACAACTGCTTGCCCATCGCTGGCCTGGTAATGTTCGTGAGCTTGCCAACGTGATCGAGCATGCCGCGATCCTGTGCGAATCGCTGCCCATCGGTGGTGACGACTTACCTCAACATTTCGGCAAACGCAAACTACGCAAAGAGATTGCGGAATCGGGGCCGATGACATTGCGAGATCTCGAGATGCTCGCGATCAAGCGGGCAATCGAGCGGAATGATGGCAACAAACCTGCCGCCGCTGAAGAACTCGGCGTCAGCCTGAAGACGCTCTACAACAAAGTCAACGCTGCCGAGGAAAAGAAGCAAGCGGCGTAAGCTCTGGCTTGCCTCGTCTCAAGACATTGGTGTTCACCTTGATTGGCAAACGCCGTAGCGATGACTACTGCTCGCGAACGAGTTTTCGAAACGCTTCGTTAAGCTTCGTCGTCACGGGACCAGGCTTACCGTTTCCGATCACGCGATCATCGAGCTTAACGGCGGCAATCACTTCAGCAGCACTACCGGTTAAAAAACATTCGTCCGCGATAAAGATGTCGTGACGCGTAAGCGGCACTTCATGAGTCTTGATTCCGGCCGCTTTGGCGAGTTCTAACACGGCACCACGCGTGATGCCTTCAAGAATTCCGGCATCAATCGGCGGCGTTGAAAGTTCCCCGCGCCGCACGATGAAAAGATTGTCGCCGGTGCATTCCGCTACTTCACCTTTGGTGTTCAGCATCACTGCTTCGACACATCCGGCCTTCAAGCCTTCCATCTTGGCCATGATGTTGTTGAGATAGTTCAGCGACTTGATTCGCGGGCTTAAGGCAGCAGGGTGATTACGGATCGTTGCCGCAGTCACCAGCTCCAAACCGTCTTCATACATTTGTTCCGGATAGAGACTGATCTTGTCCGCAATGATGATGATTTGTGGATTACTGCACTTGTAAGGATCAAGCCCTAACGGCCCGGCCCCACGAGTCACCACCAAACGAATGTACCCATCGTCGAGTGCGTTCTTAGCAACACACTCGTTTACATCGTCAGTGAGCTTTTCGATTGAGATGGGCATGGGCAACGCGATTGCAGCAGCAGATTCCCAAAGCCGAACAAGGTGCTGTTGCAAACGAAAGACGCGTCCACTGTAGATTCGCATTCCTTCGAAAACGCCATCGCCGTACAGCAGGCCATGATCGTAAACGCTAACCTTGGCATTCTCGCGCGAGAAGTACTCGCCGTTGATATAGATTTGTTGGCTCATCGGAAAAATCTAAGAGTTATGCTTAAAAAGAAATAGATAGCTAGCTGCAAGAAGCGTTCATCTTAATCGACGTCGGCGGATGTCACAGCACTAACAACGGAGGCATCGAAATAGTTAATGGACATGCCTGCGTCAACGACCACGGACTGGGCCGTGATACCACTGCTACGTGGACTGATTAAAAAGACGGCCGTCGATGCGACCTCGTCAGTGGACACTGCTCGGCCACGCGGGATGACTTTCTCGGCGTACAAATACGAATCAACGTAGCCGGGAATTCCAGCCGAAGCACTCGTCTTAAGCAAACCGGCCGCCACGGCATTGAAGCGCACTTCGCTAAATCGGCTGAACGACTTCGTTAAGAATGCAAGCGATGATTCAAGCGCCGCTTTGATCGGCGCCATGAAACCGTAGCTTTCGCTAGCCATGCGCGTGGTGCTAATTCCGATCGTGACGACGGATGCATCGTTCGCAAAACAGTCCTTCAATGCATTGCAAACACTCGTCAAAGAGAATGCTGAAATGTCGATCGCTTGCAAGAACTGTTGGCGTGTCGTTTCGTGAAACGGACGAATCCCTTCGGGATAATCCGCAAATGCAATCGAGTGAACCAAGCCGGCCAACTCGACGCCGTCGGACTTCAGCTTCGCCGCCATCGCATCAATCTGGGCCTGGTCTTCGACATCGCAAATTAGTGTTGTCCGGCCAGCGAGCAGCTTAGCGAGACTTTCTCGACGGGCTTCGCTTCGCAGGGTGTAGATCACGTTGACGCCGCAGCTTTCAAGAATATTGGCGATCCGATAGGCCACACTTTTCTTGTTAGCCACTCCCATTACCAGAACCGTCTTGTCAGACAGACTCAAAAAATCGAAAGCGGGTTCACGCTCGCTCATACTGAAACCTCGGGCTCACTCATCGTGACGGTAAAATCCAAACGTGCCGCCAGCTTGCCAGCAACCTTCAATTTGCCGGTGAGATAGTACGCATTGCTGACCTGCTCGTTTAGCGTGACCTCGATCTCAGCCGTGTCGCCTGGACGAACCATCTTCTTGAACTTGACCGAGTCCATCCGAGTGGCCACAGGCAAAGCTGTACTGCTTGCGGATTCACTGGCTTTGGAAAGCAGCACAGCACCGGCTTGCAGGCAGCATTCGCACTGAATCACGCCCGGCACGATTGGCGAATCGGGGAAATGCCCGTGAAAGAAGAATTCGTCCGCCGAAAAGGACTTTCGGCATACAATCGACGAGTCCGTTTCGGACACAATTTCGTCCACCAAGAGCATGGGAGCTCGATGGGGGATACGGTTCATGATTTCTTGTTCGCTCATTCGCTTATAAGACGCCAAACGCGGGCCCGAAGTCAAGCCGTAGCGAATTTGCTAGGCTGATAGAGAGTTGATTAACCACCGTCCTTTTCCCAGACCTAATTCATGACCACTTATTACGCTCGCGGCAGCGAAACGACGTCTCTGACTAACGAAGATTTGCGGGCAGCTATTGTCGATACATTTGCCAAGATTGGCGAGCGAAACAAGGTTCTGTTGCTGCCGCCCGATCAAACTCGGATGTTCAGCCGCGCCGGGGAAATGACCGCGATTTGTTACGAACTGCTCGGCGACAAGGTGAAGGACATCATGCCTGCCTTGGGCACGCATTCGCCAATGAAGCCGGGACAACTCGACCATATGTTCCCAGGAGTTCCTCACGAACTTTTCCGTCCGCATCGCTGGCGTGATGACGTAGTGACGCTTGGCGAAGTCCCCGCGGAATTCGTATCCGAGGTTACCGAAGGAGTCTATACGTCGGCTTGGAAAGCCCAGGTCAACAAGCTGCTTCGTGATGGCGGCCACGATCTGATCTTTTCGTTGGGGCAAGTCGTCCCCCATGAAGTGATTGGAATGGCCAATTACAACAAGAATGTGTTTGTCGGAACTGGCGGCGTCGAAGGCATTAACGAGAGCCACTACCTGAGCGCCATTTGCGGAATTGAACAAACGCTCGGTCGTGCGGACACTCCGCTGCGAAAGATACTCAACTACGCTCAAGATCACTTTTGCAAAGACATGCCGCTTCTTTATGCGTTGACAGTCGTGCAACAGATGCCCGATGGAACGCTGCATACGCGGGGTTTGTACATTGGTGATGATCACGAAACTTTTTTCCAAGCCGCTGATTTGGCGTACCAAGTCAACATTACGCATCTCGATCGTGCTCCACAGCATGTCGTGGCGTATCTCGACCCTAGCGAATTCAAGAGCACTTGGCTGGGAAACAAGTCGATCTATCGAACACGACTAGCCATCGCGACCGGTGGAAAGTTGACTGTGCTAGGCCCCGCAGTCGAAGAGTTTGGCGAGGATGCGCAAATCGATAAACTGATTCGCAAGTACGGCTATCGGACCAAGGAAGAGGTGGTCAAGCTGGTCGCGGAAAACGAAGACCTTGCCGCCAACCCGTCGGCCGCAGCTCACCTTGTTCACGGTTCACCGGAAAATCGTTTTCGCGTGATCTATGGTGCTGGAAAACTGTCCGCCGAGGAAGTTGAGTCGGTCGGCTACGA from Rubripirellula amarantea includes the following:
- a CDS encoding DUF2293 domain-containing protein; the encoded protein is MAKKQEALDVGPGPDERSVRFTDGTIKQVPADWSLLPPGDAGLTRRVKSTGPTWTVKEKKGRKVFSHGVWAPSAQIEAAKQSVAADRADPAYARRKATDTARREKKQTAYVEDFHGAVLDFLRFDKRYQSVAQKFATAVTTLATPVGSGTVARTQRIPIERRAESAVIAWMRHQTTAYDDMKIPRVKGKRREVRRMLAEESRKRLENYRRGLDVPSNCPLMQAIATLQSTP
- a CDS encoding sensor histidine kinase; amino-acid sequence: MVKRWPIRTKLIIALTLLSAVVLLLASSGLWGLYQYRKLANSISQRAVEIPLANDLSRLALTIRESHIRSSEIDNQERMIETSSFDPLFDIAALERDRFTETLLSFDLAIRKYQTQIQEATEQQSLLVDTARQQRSLGEIRASFDSLEEFLRAPLPLDFSRRAELEKRLDGLVDQTNDHLTAIHTGMAEFSTEVRGKYRTSIGIAWVSIICALLIVVVFLIAFRSLVVKPFRTLIVGSRLVAGGEFHHVIDLGTDDELSELASAMNDMTRRFRNALQQSDKLCAELDHQVRERTREVIQNEQLASVGFLAAGVAHEINNPLATIAWSAESLQSRLVEMAGSGDGSQSFAPDLTQQLSENLRRIEDEAYRCKGITEKLLDFSRLSEIRRAKTDLVELVHDVVAMVSTVGKFRCKTIHVDAPEQAFAHVNPQEIRQVVLNLVTNALESVDTNGAVTVSVKMDDNIATVVVQDDGCGMTQEVMQHLFEPFFTRRRDGTGTGLGLSITYRIVSQHGGSLIPYSDGEGCGSRMEMSLPISPECEDNLASHRFKVLAPAATSHAA
- a CDS encoding sigma-54-dependent transcriptional regulator produces the protein MHILFADDEKNLQELMRTELPRMGYSVTVCPDGLTAVAALEKESFDCMIVDLDMPGMNGIEVIEKARSLRPEIEAVVMTGKPSQETAIAALRHQAFDYLTKPSRLADIAGLLGRVAERRQSKRKLAALSHRVKAAEGGSTLVGSGKAMNAVKNLISKVAPTDSSVLIRGETGCGKELVARAIHDASLRADQPLVPVNCGALPENLIESELFGHCKGAFTGADAARTGLFEVAEGGTIFLDEIGELPLAMQAKLLRVLETGDIRRLGDTQTVHVDVRVVCATHRDLEQMVEDGTFREDLMFRINTFEVSVPSLRQRPEDIPTLARHLLRRHRSDGSDDNLFTDEAMEQLLAHRWPGNVRELANVIEHAAILCESLPIGGDDLPQHFGKRKLRKEIAESGPMTLRDLEMLAIKRAIERNDGNKPAAAEELGVSLKTLYNKVNAAEEKKQAA
- the ilvE gene encoding branched-chain-amino-acid transaminase, whose product is MSQQIYINGEYFSRENAKVSVYDHGLLYGDGVFEGMRIYSGRVFRLQQHLVRLWESAAAIALPMPISIEKLTDDVNECVAKNALDDGYIRLVVTRGAGPLGLDPYKCSNPQIIIIADKISLYPEQMYEDGLELVTAATIRNHPAALSPRIKSLNYLNNIMAKMEGLKAGCVEAVMLNTKGEVAECTGDNLFIVRRGELSTPPIDAGILEGITRGAVLELAKAAGIKTHEVPLTRHDIFIADECFLTGSAAEVIAAVKLDDRVIGNGKPGPVTTKLNEAFRKLVREQ
- a CDS encoding enoyl-ACP reductase FabI, with the translated sequence MSEREPAFDFLSLSDKTVLVMGVANKKSVAYRIANILESCGVNVIYTLRSEARRESLAKLLAGRTTLICDVEDQAQIDAMAAKLKSDGVELAGLVHSIAFADYPEGIRPFHETTRQQFLQAIDISAFSLTSVCNALKDCFANDASVVTIGISTTRMASESYGFMAPIKAALESSLAFLTKSFSRFSEVRFNAVAAGLLKTSASAGIPGYVDSYLYAEKVIPRGRAVSTDEVASTAVFLISPRSSGITAQSVVVDAGMSINYFDASVVSAVTSADVD
- a CDS encoding 3-hydroxyacyl-ACP dehydratase FabZ family protein: MNRIPHRAPMLLVDEIVSETDSSIVCRKSFSADEFFFHGHFPDSPIVPGVIQCECCLQAGAVLLSKASESASSTALPVATRMDSVKFKKMVRPGDTAEIEVTLNEQVSNAYYLTGKLKVAGKLAARLDFTVTMSEPEVSV
- a CDS encoding lactate racemase domain-containing protein, with product MTTYYARGSETTSLTNEDLRAAIVDTFAKIGERNKVLLLPPDQTRMFSRAGEMTAICYELLGDKVKDIMPALGTHSPMKPGQLDHMFPGVPHELFRPHRWRDDVVTLGEVPAEFVSEVTEGVYTSAWKAQVNKLLRDGGHDLIFSLGQVVPHEVIGMANYNKNVFVGTGGVEGINESHYLSAICGIEQTLGRADTPLRKILNYAQDHFCKDMPLLYALTVVQQMPDGTLHTRGLYIGDDHETFFQAADLAYQVNITHLDRAPQHVVAYLDPSEFKSTWLGNKSIYRTRLAIATGGKLTVLGPAVEEFGEDAQIDKLIRKYGYRTKEEVVKLVAENEDLAANPSAAAHLVHGSPENRFRVIYGAGKLSAEEVESVGYEYGDVNELMKRYDVSKLDDGFHMDTDGTEFYFIRNPALGLWQAPI